A region of Geobacillus sp. 46C-IIa DNA encodes the following proteins:
- a CDS encoding pyridoxal phosphate-dependent aminotransferase produces MRLAKRVASLTPSATLAITAKAKELKAAGHDVIGLGAGEPDFNTPQHILEAAIKAMNEGHTKYTPSGGLPALKAEIIKKFARDQGLDYEPAEVIVCVGAKHALYTLFQVLLDEGDEVIIPTPYWVSYPEQVKLAGGVPVYVEGLEQNDFKITPEQLKQAITPRTKAVIINSPSNPTGMIYTAEELKALGELCLTHGVLIVSDEIYEKLIYGGAKHVSIAELSPELKAQTVIINGVSKSHSMTGWRIGYAAGPKDVIKAMTDLASHSTSNPTSIAQYAAIAAYSGPQEPVEQMRRAFEQRLNIIYDKLVQIPGFTCVKPQGAFYLFPNAREAAAMAGCRTVDEFVAALLEEAKVALVPGSGFGAPDNVRLSYATSLDALETAVERIRRFMEARA; encoded by the coding sequence ATGAGATTGGCAAAACGGGTGGCATCGCTGACGCCATCGGCGACATTGGCCATCACGGCAAAAGCAAAAGAACTGAAAGCGGCCGGGCATGACGTGATCGGCCTCGGAGCCGGCGAACCGGATTTCAATACGCCGCAGCACATTCTTGAGGCCGCCATCAAGGCGATGAACGAAGGGCATACGAAATATACGCCATCGGGAGGGTTGCCGGCGTTAAAGGCGGAAATTATAAAAAAATTCGCCCGCGACCAAGGCTTGGATTATGAGCCGGCTGAAGTGATTGTGTGCGTCGGAGCGAAGCACGCTCTTTACACACTGTTTCAAGTGTTGCTTGATGAAGGAGACGAAGTGATCATTCCGACGCCGTATTGGGTGAGCTATCCGGAACAAGTGAAGCTGGCGGGCGGCGTTCCGGTTTATGTCGAAGGGCTTGAACAAAACGATTTTAAAATTACGCCGGAGCAGCTGAAACAGGCGATCACGCCGCGGACGAAGGCGGTCATCATCAACTCGCCGAGCAACCCGACCGGCATGATTTACACGGCCGAAGAGTTGAAGGCGCTTGGTGAGTTGTGCCTGACGCATGGCGTATTGATCGTTTCCGACGAAATTTATGAAAAATTGATTTACGGCGGGGCGAAACATGTGTCGATCGCCGAGTTGTCGCCGGAGCTGAAGGCGCAGACGGTCATCATCAACGGCGTATCGAAGTCGCATTCAATGACGGGCTGGCGCATCGGCTATGCGGCGGGACCGAAAGACGTCATTAAGGCGATGACTGATTTGGCAAGCCATAGCACATCCAACCCGACGTCGATTGCCCAATACGCAGCCATTGCCGCTTACAGCGGGCCGCAGGAGCCGGTGGAACAAATGCGCCGGGCGTTTGAACAGCGGCTGAATATCATTTACGACAAGCTCGTGCAAATTCCGGGATTCACGTGCGTCAAGCCGCAAGGGGCGTTTTACTTGTTCCCGAACGCGCGCGAAGCGGCCGCGATGGCCGGCTGCCGCACGGTCGACGAGTTTGTCGCCGCCTTGCTCGAAGAGGCGAAAGTCGCCCTTGTGCCCGGCTCCGGATTTGGGGCGCCGGATAACGTTCGCTTGTCATACGCGACATCGCTCGATGCACTCGAAACTGCGGTCGAACGCATTCGCCGGTTTATGGAAGCACGCGCTTAA